One window of the Populus trichocarpa isolate Nisqually-1 chromosome 9, P.trichocarpa_v4.1, whole genome shotgun sequence genome contains the following:
- the LOC7454874 gene encoding pentatricopeptide repeat-containing protein At4g28010, with protein sequence MKRSVYSHTKSCFAFPNYFLHPKLSSSVSDVEAQLRSLCAKPDNFHLNEAVSLFHKAVNSSPLLSQSACNSLMESLVKSKHYELAFSVYSRMTHVGVLPSFISLGGLIDSFVFAKKPQLASGVLGLIFKRGFIVGVYNINVILKGLCRNKEVYGALDLFNRMKRTNILPDIVSYNTIINGLCKEKRLEKAVDLLVEMEGSNCEPNSFTYCILMDGLCKEGRVEEAMRLLGEMKRKGLEVDVVVYSTLISGFCSKGCLDRGKALFDEMLEKGISPNVVVYSCLINGFCKKGLWREATAVLHTMTERGIQPDVYTYTCMIGGLCKDGRARKALDLFDLMTEKGEEPSTVTYNVLINGLCKEGCIGDAFKIFETMLEKGKRLEVVSYNTLIMGLCNNGKLDEAMKLFSSLLEDGNYVEPDVITFNTVIQGLCKEGRLDKAVEIYDTMIERGSFGNLFTCHILIGEYIKSGIIDKAMELWKRVHKLGLVPSSTTYSVMIDGFCKMHMLNFAKGLFSRMKISGLSPTLFDYNTLMASLCKESSLEQARRLFQEMKESNCEPDTISFNIMIDGTLKAGDIHSAKELLNDMQQMGLTPDAYTYSSFINRLSKLGQMEEAKGAFDSMIASGITPDNHVYDSLIKGFGLNDEIEEVINLLRQMADMGVILDIEITNSILTFLCNSAEHLHVMELLPNFSSESSGGTSISCDELLMKIQKFNPKLQISAA encoded by the coding sequence ATGAAAAGATCAGTGTATTCACACACAAAAAGCTGTTTTGCCTTTCCAAATTACTTTCTTCACCCCAAGCTATCCTCTTCAGTTTCCGATGTAGAAGCCCAGTTGAGAAGTCTTTGTGCCAAACCCGATAACTTTCATCTAAATGAGGCAGTTTCTCTGTTTCACAAAGCAGTCAACTCAAGCCCATTGCTTTCTCAGTCAGCTTGCAATTCTCTGATGGAATCCCTGGTAAAGTCCAAACACTATGAACTGGCCTTTTCTGTTTATAGTAGAATGACTCATGTGGGGGTTTTGCCAAGTTTTATAtcattgggtggtttaattgaTAGTTTTGTGTTTGCCAAGAAGCCCCAGTTAGCTTCAGGGGTGTTGGGGTTGATATTTAAGCGTGGTTTTATTGTTGGAGTGTATAATATTAATGTAATATTGAAGGGTTTGTGTAGAAATAAAGAGGTTTACGGAGCATTGGATTTGTTTAATAGAATGAAAAGGACTAATATTTTGCCTGATATTGTTAGTTATAATACGATTATAAACGGACTTTGTAAGGAGAAAAGATTGGAAAAGGCTGTCGACTTGTTAGTTGAAATGGAGGGGTCAAATTGTGAACCGAATTCCTTTACTTATTGTATTTTGATGGATGGTCTTTGTAAGGAGGGTAGAGTAGAGGAGGCAATGCGTTTGTTGGGGGAGATGAAGAGAAAGGGATTGGAGGTGGATGTCGTTGTTTATTCTACGCTTATAAGTGGTTTCTGTAGTAAAGGATGTTTAGATAGAGGGAAGGCATTGTTCGATGAGATGTTGGAAAAGGGTATTTCTCCAAATGTAGTTGTTTATAGTTGTTTGATAAATGGTTTTTGTAAGAAGGGGCTATGGAGAGAAGCCACTGCTGTGTTACATACTATGACCGAAAGGGGGATTCAGCCTGATGTTTATACTTATACGTGTATGATTGGTGGGCTTTGTAAGGATGGGAGGGCTAGGAAGGCTTTGgatttgtttgatttaatgACAGAAAAAGGTGAAGAGCCTAGTACCGTGACATATAATGTTCTAATCAATGGACTATGCAAGGAAGGCTGCATTGGAGATGCTTTTAAAATCTTTGAAACAATGTTGGAGAAGGGGAAGCGACTGGAGGTGGTTTCTTACAATACCCTAATAATGGGACTTTGCAATAATGGAAAGCTTGACGAGGCAATGAAACTTTTTAGTTCACTCTTGGAGGATGGGAATTATGTTGAGCCAGATGTAATCACATTCAACACTGTGATTCAAGGGCTGTGCAAGGAAGGACGTCTTGACAAGGCTGTGGAGATTTATGATACAATGATTGAGAGGGGGAGCTTCGGTAATCTGTTTACTTGTCATATTTTAATTGGAGAATATATAAAATCAGGGATTATTGACAAGGCCATGGAACTTTGGAAACGTGTACACAAATTGGGGCTTGTTCCGAGTTCAACCACTTACAGTGTCATGATTGATGGATTTTGTAAAATGCACATGCTTAATTTTGCAAAAGGACTATTTAGTAGAATGAAAATTTCTGGGCTTAGCCCTACATTGTTTGATTACAATACATTGATGGCATCCTTGTGCAAGGAGAGTAGCTTGGAGCAAGCGAGAAGATTGTTTCAAGAAATGAAGGAATCAAACTGTGAACCTGATACCATTTCTTTCAATATAATGATTGATGGGACTCTGAAAGCAGGGGATATTCACTCTGCCAAAGAATTACTCAACGACATGCAACAGATGGGTCTGACTCCAGATGCTTATACTTATTCCTCATTTATAAACAGGTTGTCAAAACTTGGACAAATGGAAGAGGCAAAAGGTGCTTTTGACAGCATGATTGCCTCTGGCATTACACCAGACAACCATGTATATGATTCCTTAATAAAAGGCTTTGGTTTGAATGATGAGATAGAAGAAGTCATAAACCTCCTTCGTCAAATGGCAGATATGGGTGTCATTCTTGACATAGAAATAACCAATTCCATCCTGACATTTCTCTGTAATAGCGCAGAGCATCTTCATGTGATGGAGCTTTTGCCTAATTTTTCCTCAGAAAGCTCAGGAGGGACAAGCATCTCTTGTGACGAGTTAttgatgaaaatacaaaagttTAACCCAAAACTCCAAATATCCGCtgcttga